From Penaeus vannamei isolate JL-2024 unplaced genomic scaffold, ASM4276789v1 unanchor223, whole genome shotgun sequence, one genomic window encodes:
- the LOC138860903 gene encoding uncharacterized protein has product MFSVESFVENPSAEVLVGLTKAQWSELAAHYCIPFRSSLRKDEIRTLVTEYLLEHKVLSEEDLEPLCPRDVTMARQYDLESRKIDLEMFKAENERMRLMQRPDREHHPRFRIEDAIKFVPKFNETEPEYFFIHFERVAALHGWPEDKWVLLVHSAFVGRAQEVFSALDLVQSQCYYVVKQAVLNVYKRVPEAYRQDFRYYRKDSKQTFVEFIRQKQLLCKKWVESELDALEYDKLLELFVLEEVKKSMPVKVRSHIDERGLRTLAEVGKAADHFALTNPNYSCRSNEPSFQSIQHNGKRMEYSSRRTGLPDTHRTVHTKSETGGDESRKVASRGFLSGDELCKSSYPVTILRDSAADISLVLKEAVPNPDCYTGEMVIINGLIGSKSIPICKVYLKSDLITGYVRLGVVDNIPSDGISLLMGNDLVGNKVWPCPVVSSCPTENATVDLEREYPDLSPACAAICSASRRSSHPPIKAHTPGTASPYESPCDIFTEEFTLADFFNSSKVLSNSESDSDIKNIKDTPVTKGKIIKDERKGPDLQAFNKLTDVNDLEKFRTCFSLQSGVIRNYKPSDISADDTSKNIEKALINIFTLVGLSTLVQLDKGSHFTSRLYEKFMKSLGIQQYRSTAYHPQSQGLVERFHILKIMIKAFSLETGYEWDEGIDLLLYLIRNNVQESLYSPFKIIYGREVRGPSKLLEEYWLNEEVIPVDIIVNDFKYLLQTTISLARNVLGKVNTKMKDHFDKVNDAEAGLFNDLVLVLLTLHYQPLQSRDARLSNVLEQSSNVRCAIEILKRRKKKRHVHVNLPKKYYERDDLKENTGNVSDVSVIVLSNSNENDENIFVEPNLTNSVISANPDKIKHFSAAQAANIHFLLQEYDEPFSEVARLCPLLDHNAETRDVQPVLQFPCLLDVRTGAFLQADVRRRREQGFISPCLGPFASVVLVLESSGLIHAVTAGGPGQLQGQRVFAPWNSTQQ; this is encoded by the exons TGTTTAAGGCAGAGAATGAGCGGATGCGTCTCATGCAGAGACCTGATCGGGAACACCATCCTCGTTTTCGTATAGAGGATGCAATTAAATTTGTTCCTAAATTCAATGAGACAGAGCCTGagtactttttcattcattttgagcGAGTTGCTGCCTTGCATGGTTGGCCCGAAGATAAGTGGGTATTGCTTGTTCACAGTGCATTTGTTGGCAGAGCTCAAGAGGTTTTCTCAGCTCTGGATTTGGTACAGTCACAATGTTATTACGTAGTAAAACAAGCTgttttaaatgtttataaaagGGTACCAGAGGCTTACAGACAAGATTTCCGTTATTATCGTAAAGATAGCAAACAAACCTTTGTTGAATTTATTCGCCAAAAGCAACTTTTGTGTAAGAAATGGGTAGAGAGTGAACTTGATGCACTCGAGTACGATAAATTACTCGAGCTCTTTGTACTAGAGGAAGTTAAGAAAAGTATGCCTGTAAAAGTTCGCTCTCACATTGACGAGCGTGGTCTGCGCACATTAGCCGAGGTCGGCAAAGCCGCCGATCATTTCGCTCTTACTAATCCCAACTACTCTTGCAGATCTAATGAGCCTTCATTCCAGTCTATCCAGCATAATGGTAAGAGGATGGAGTATAGTTCCAGGAGGACTGGACTGCCAGATACCCACAGGACTGTCCATACAAAGTCAGAAACAGGTGGTGATGAGAGTAGGAAGGTTGCTTCTCGTG GATTTCTTAGTGGCGATGAATTGTGCAAGTCGTCTTACCCAGTCACTATCCTACGGGACTCGGCTGCAGATATATCATTGGTGCTCAAGGAGGCGGTTCCTAACCCTGATTGTTATACTGGAGAAATGGTAATTATCAATGGACTGATAGGGTCAAAAAGCATACCCATTTGTAAAGTTTATCTTAAATCTGATCTGATAAcgggttacgtaaggttaggtgtCGTTGATAATATTCCAAGTGATGGCATTTCGCTTCTCATGGGCAATGATCTCGTTGGTAATAAGGTATGGCCTTGCCCTGTGGTTTCCTCTTGTCCCACTGAAAACGCCACAGTAGATTTAGAAAGGGAGTATCCCGATCTCTCTCCTGCGTGTGCTGCCATCTGCAGTGCAAGTCGTAGgtcctcccatcctcctatcaAGGCGCATACCCCCGGTACTGCATCACCTTATGAGAGCCCTTGTGATATATTTACTGAAGAATTCACACTAGCAGACTTCTTTAATTCATCTAAAGTTTTAAGTAATTCAGAATCTGATTCTGATATAAAGAATATCAAAGACACTCCAGTTACTAAGGGAAAGATCATTAAAGATGAACGTAAAGGTCCTGATTTGCAAGCATTTAATAAGCTAACTGACGTAAATGATCTAGAAAAATTCCGTACTTGCTTTTCTCTTCAGTCAGGTGTTATTCGTAATTATAAGCCCTCTGATATATCTGCAGACGACACAAGTAAGAATATTGAGAAGGCCTTGATAAATATTTTTACTCTGGTTGGTCTGTCCACCTTAGTACAGTTAGATAAAGGGTCACATTTCACTTCCAGATTATATGAAAAGTTTATGAAGTCCTTGGGTATACAGCAGTACAGATCCACCGCATATCATCCTCAGAGTCAAGGGCTAGTTGAAAGATTTCATATTTTAAAGATTATGATTAAAGCCTTCAGTTTAGAGACTGGTTATGAGTGGGATGAAGGCATagatttacttttatatttaataAGGAACAATGTTCAGGAGAGCCTTTATTCCCCATTTAAAATAATTTACGGCCGTGAAGTGCGTGGACCATCAAAATTATTGGAAGAGTATTGGTTAAATGAAGAGGTAATTCCCGTAGATATTATTGTGAATGACTTTAAGTATTTATTACAGACTACTATTTCACTAGCTCGTAATGTTTTGGGTAAAGTTAATACTAAAATGAAAGACCACTTTGATAAAGTAAATGATGCAGAGGCAGGATTATTCAATGATTTAGTATTGGTTTTGTTAACTCTTCATTACCAGCCTCTTCAGTCTCGGGATGCGAGACTATCTAATGTTCTAGAACAATCTAGTAATGTTAGGTGTGCAATTGAAATTCTTAAGAGACGTAAGAAAAAACGTCATGTGCATGTGAACCTCCCGAAAAAGTACTATGAACGGGATGATTTAAAGGAAAATACGGGAAACGTAAGTGATGTTTCAGTGATTGTACTttctaacagtaatgaaaatgatgaaaatatctttGTGGAGCCTAATCTCACGAATTCAGTAATTTCGGCTAACCCTGATAAAATTAAACACTTTTCTGCTGCCCAAGCAGCAAACATACATTTTCTTCTGCAGGAGTATGACGAGCCATTCAGTGAAGTAGCTCGTCTCTGTCCACTGCTGGATCATAATGCTGAGACCAGGGATGTTCAGCCAGTGCTTCAGTTTCCGTGTCTCCTTGATGTGAGGACTGGGGCGTTCTTGCAAGCTGATGTTCGGCGCCGGAGAGAGCAGGGGTTCATCAGTCCTTGCTTGGGTCCCTTTGCCTCTGTAGTCCTGGTTCTTGAGAGTAGTGGCCTTATCCACGCGGTGACTGCAGGAGGGCCAGGGCAGCTGCAAGGACAACGCGTTTTCGCTCCGTGGAATAGCACGCAGCAGTGA